A window of the Arenibacter algicola genome harbors these coding sequences:
- a CDS encoding response regulator transcription factor: MKKKDIKILLVDDEPDILEIVGYNLSAEGYEVFTAKNGAEGVAKAKKKKPHLIILDVMMPEMDGIEACEIIRRTEGLEDTLITFLTARGEDYSQMAGFDAGADDYITKPIKPKVLVSKVKALLRRLKNEEQEVEDIFKVGEITINREEYKIVNQGEEIILPRKEFELLALLTSKPNKVFKREVILDKVWGNEVVVGGRTIDVHIRKLREKIGDDHFKTVKGVGYKFVL, encoded by the coding sequence ATGAAAAAAAAGGACATTAAGATACTTTTGGTGGATGATGAACCGGATATTCTAGAAATTGTAGGTTATAATTTATCTGCCGAAGGGTATGAAGTTTTCACTGCAAAAAATGGTGCTGAAGGGGTTGCCAAGGCAAAAAAGAAGAAACCCCACTTAATTATTTTAGATGTAATGATGCCCGAGATGGATGGCATTGAGGCTTGTGAGATCATAAGAAGAACCGAAGGTTTGGAGGATACCTTGATTACCTTCCTCACGGCCAGGGGCGAAGACTATTCCCAAATGGCCGGATTTGATGCGGGTGCGGACGATTATATAACAAAGCCCATTAAGCCAAAGGTTTTGGTAAGCAAGGTAAAGGCTTTGCTTAGAAGGCTTAAGAATGAGGAGCAAGAGGTAGAGGATATCTTTAAAGTTGGTGAGATTACCATAAATAGGGAGGAATATAAAATTGTTAACCAGGGAGAGGAAATTATTCTTCCCAGAAAGGAGTTTGAACTCTTGGCACTATTGACTTCCAAGCCAAATAAGGTCTTTAAAAGGGAGGTTATCCTGGACAAGGTTTGGGGCAATGAAGTGGTAGTAGGCGGTAGGACCATTGATGTCCATATTAGAAAATTGCGCGAAAAAATTGGTGATGATCATTTTAAAACGGTAAAAGGGGTAGGGTATAAGTTTGTGCTATAA